CTGCAGCAAAAACGCTCTGTTCATCGGAGCCAAGCTGCTCCGCCAACACCAGATACGGACGTTCCTCCAAAGGAAATACGTCCTGGATGATAGCGAGAATATTCTGTTCAGGTTCGTTCATTTTTTGGATTCCGTCGGTCCTCTATCCCCTTACAGGGTCCAGAGTCCCTCCAGAATGACTTAAGCGGGAAAGTGTTTCTCGACTGAAGTGTGTGGTGTGAGATGATTTTCACTACACATTCCACACTCCACATTATCCATTAATTTCTTCGTCCGTCAGGTAGCAGGCCGGATCTTCTTCCCAGAAGTCTCCTGTCACCGCCTCGGCGCGAGTGCGGAAGTTGCCGTTGCAGAGGTTCAGGTAGGCGCACTTGGGGCAGCGTCCCTTCAGAATCGGCTTCCTGTTCTTGAGGCCCGCCATAATCGGATTCGATTCGTCACTCCAGATTTCGCCGAAACTGCGTTCGCGTACGTTGCCGAGCGTAATATACTGCGTAAACTGGTCGGGGTGAACGTTTCCGATGCTGTCGACGTTACCGAAGGCCATGCCGCTGCGGTTGCCGCCATTGCGCCTAATGAGTTCAAGCACCTTCTCGGCGCGAGCCGGATCTTCGCGCTGCATACGGCGATACAGGTAAATGGCATCGGCGTGGTTATCCACCGTCAAGATTTCCTTGTTGACTCCACGTTTCTTGAAGTCGAGCGTACGGTCAATAATCAAATCGATAGCCTTGCGGCTTTCTTCATGATTCAAATCATTTTGCACCATCGCCGAGCCGCGGCCGCTGTAAACCAGGTGATAGAAGCACACGCGGTCGATATTTTCGGCTTCGAGCAAGTCAAAAATCGCATTCAAGTCTTGCACGTTGTAGCGCGTAATCGTAAAGCGGAGCCCCACCTTCTGGCCCGTCGCCACACAATTGCGGATTCCGCGCAAAGCGAGTTTGTATGCGCCTTCCTTGCCGCGGAACTTGTCGTGGGTCGCTTCGCAGCCATCGAGGCTAATGCCCACGTAGCCCACACCCATGTCCTTGAGTTTTTGGGCGACCTCAGGCGTAATGCAGGTGCCGTTGGTGCTGATAGTCGGGCGAATTCCCTTAGAGGCCGCATAATTTGCCAATTCAAAAAAATCGGGACGGAGCAAAGGTTCACCGCCGCTAAAGAGAATTACCGGAACCTTGAAATCGGCCAACTGATCAATTAACGCCAAGCCTTCTTCGTGGGTCAATTCGTTCTGGTACTTAATAGCCTCGGAACGGGCATAACAGTGCACACAACTCAGGTTGCAAGTCTTGGTGCAATTCCACACCACCACGGGGCCGCGACCCGGAGCAACGCCGTTCTTGCATTCATGGGCCTTGGGTTCATAACGCAGCTGGTCGCCGTAATTCGGCGTATCCATCAAAAGCTTGGTAATACTAATCATAATTTTACAATGAATCCGATTGTTTTCCAAAGATAGAAAAATCAAGATACCGAGCCCATCAAATAAAATTTCAAAAAACTTTTTTCTACATTTCCAAACACTTTTATGAAATGGACGACCCTTACACTGACCGCCTTGTTGCCTTTTGCGCTTTTCGCAAAAGAAATCGATATTTCATCCACTTCAGAGACACTGATTGAAAACGGTAAAGAAAATGCGGCGAAAGAAATTATTGCCGTTGAAGACTCTTCACAAAAATGGAAAGCCACGGAAAGCCTCAATCTAAAAGATGCCGGAAACTCCCCCGTCATTTCTAACGAGGTGGCAAGCACTAATTCTCTCTCCGATTCTTTAACTGATTTCCCCCAAACAGATTCTCTTGCCTCAAACAACGATGAAAGCACCGAAGAAGGCAACGAAGAAGCTGGTGCTGAAAGTGAAGAAGCCGAAGCGGAACTCGAGGCCGACATGGCCGAAGCCGATTCCGCAACCATAGATTCGCTGCAAAAACTCACGCTTGACATGACAACCGCCTTTGTTCCGTCTGCAAGCAGGCGCGTTTCAGCCCCTTACGGCATCCGAACCTACCGTATGCACCGAGGGGTCGATTTGGGACTCTGCCACGGCGAAGACCGCACCATTGTCGCTGCATTCAAGGGAACAGTCGTCAAGGTCCGCAACCAAGGCCGTCGCAAGGGCTACGGAAAATACGTCATCCTCGACCACGGGAACGGCCTCACTACTTTATATGCACACCTCGCCAGCTGGCAAGTCAATGTCGGCGATACACTGCAGGCCGGCGATACTATCGGCGTCGGAGGCAACACGGGGCGTTCTTTCGGAGCGCACCTGCATTTTGAGATGCGATTCAACGGAAACTACATCGACCCCGCAACGGTCTTCAATTTCGAAGAAGGTACATTCCTCAACGCGATGACCGAAATCGACGAAGTCAAGCTACAACTCGTCGAAGCGGATTTCCAGAAAGAACTCGCCAAGCACCGCTACTACAAGGTTCGCCGAGGCGACTGCCTCGGAAAAATCGCCCGCAAGTACGGAATTTCAATCAGGCGCCTCAAGCAGTTGAACAACATCAAGGGCAACATGATCCGTCCGGGTCAAGTGCTCCGCTGTTCCTAATTTTCGTCTACCGCGACAAGCCGCCGGTACGTTTTATCGATGAAGATTGCCCCGAGCGGAGCGGTCACCATAATGGCTACCGCCGCAAGTGTCAACACGTCATTACCGCAGGCAAGCCCAAAACTGAGGGGGACTCCCCCGATTGCCGCCTGAACGGTCGCCTTGGGCACATAAGCCAACATGCAGAAGAGTCGTTCCTTCTTGCTCAAGGGTGTGCGCAACATGCAAACGAAGACACCTCCCATACGGAAAATCATCGCTCCGAGCACCACGATAATCGCCCCGATTCCCGCCGTAAAGGCATAAGCGACATCCAGGGTGCTACCCACCAGCACAAACAAAATAATTTCAGCAGCGACCCAGAACTTCGTGAATTTTCCGCT
The Fibrobacter sp. UWH4 DNA segment above includes these coding regions:
- the nirJ1 gene encoding putative heme d1 biosynthesis radical SAM protein NirJ1, with amino-acid sequence MISITKLLMDTPNYGDQLRYEPKAHECKNGVAPGRGPVVVWNCTKTCNLSCVHCYARSEAIKYQNELTHEEGLALIDQLADFKVPVILFSGGEPLLRPDFFELANYAASKGIRPTISTNGTCITPEVAQKLKDMGVGYVGISLDGCEATHDKFRGKEGAYKLALRGIRNCVATGQKVGLRFTITRYNVQDLNAIFDLLEAENIDRVCFYHLVYSGRGSAMVQNDLNHEESRKAIDLIIDRTLDFKKRGVNKEILTVDNHADAIYLYRRMQREDPARAEKVLELIRRNGGNRSGMAFGNVDSIGNVHPDQFTQYITLGNVRERSFGEIWSDESNPIMAGLKNRKPILKGRCPKCAYLNLCNGNFRTRAEAVTGDFWEEDPACYLTDEEING
- a CDS encoding M23 family metallopeptidase, coding for MKWTTLTLTALLPFALFAKEIDISSTSETLIENGKENAAKEIIAVEDSSQKWKATESLNLKDAGNSPVISNEVASTNSLSDSLTDFPQTDSLASNNDESTEEGNEEAGAESEEAEAELEADMAEADSATIDSLQKLTLDMTTAFVPSASRRVSAPYGIRTYRMHRGVDLGLCHGEDRTIVAAFKGTVVKVRNQGRRKGYGKYVILDHGNGLTTLYAHLASWQVNVGDTLQAGDTIGVGGNTGRSFGAHLHFEMRFNGNYIDPATVFNFEEGTFLNAMTEIDEVKLQLVEADFQKELAKHRYYKVRRGDCLGKIARKYGISIRRLKQLNNIKGNMIRPGQVLRCS